Genomic segment of Nocardiopsis mwathae:
TGCTTCTGCATCCCCGGCAGGGCGCGGACGACCCAGGACACCACGATCACCAGGACGAGCGCGGCAAGCGCGATGCCGTACTGGTTGATGAAGTGGTCGGCGACGTCCAGCAGGTACAGCCCCTGGTCGGAGGGGAACAGCACGATGGAGGCGATGGCCACCGCGCCACCGACGCCCAGCACCGTGGGCACGCGGCTCAGGCCGGTGCGGTCCATCACGGCCGCGACCACGACCTGCACGATGCTGATGAGCGAGGACAGCCCCGCGACCACCAGCGACCCGAAGAACAGCACTCCGAACACCGCGCCGAGCGGCATCTGCGAGATGATCTGCGGGAACGCCACGAACGCCAGGCCGATGCCGGACTCCACGACCTCACCGACGGGGATGTTGGCCGATACCGCCATGAAGCCGAGCGTCGCGAAGACGCCGATACCGGCGAGGATTTCGAACGAGCTGTTGGCGAACCCGGCGACCAGCGCCGACCCGGTCATGTCGGCCCGGCGCCGCAGGTAGGACGCGTAGGTGACCATGATGCCGAAGCCGACCGACAGCGAGAAGAAGATCTGGCCGTAGGCCGCGACCCACACCCCGCCGCTGGTGATCGCCGACCAGTCGGGCGAGAACAGCGCGTCCAGGCCGGTGGCGGCACCTGGCAGGAACAGCGCCCGCACGACCAGGATGCCGAACAGCACCACGAGCATCGGGATGAAGATCTTGTTCGCCCACTCGATGCCCTTCTGGACACCCAGGGCCAGCACGCCCAGCGTGATCACCCAGACGGCGATGAGCGGCACCGCCACGCCCGTCACATAGCCGGAGATCGGCCCCGGTGATTCGGCGACCTGCAGGAAGTCGCCGAAGAGGAAGCCGGCAGGGTCGTCGCCCCACTGCAGGCCGATCGAGAACCCGACGAACCGCACCGCCCAGGCGATGATGACGGCGTAGTAGGCCGCGATCACGAAGCAGATCAGGACCTGCCACCACCCGATCGCCTCGGCCGGGCGGGCCAGCTTCCGGTAGGCGGCGGGCGGAGAGCCGCGGAAGCGGTGGCCGATCGTGTACTCCAGGATCAGCAGCGGGATACCGGCGGTCAGCAGCGCCACGAGATACGGGATGAGGAAGGCCCCACCGCCGTTGTCGTAGGCGACGTAGGGGAAGCGCCAGATGTTCCCCAGCCCGATCGCGGAGCCGATCGCCGCCAGTAAGAATCCCGCGCGCGTGCCCCACTGCTCGCGCTGCTGCTGTGCCATGTCAGGGGTCTCCTCAGCGGTCTGTCCGAATTACAGCGGGTCGAAATTAGCAGCAAAATGTTCCGATATACATCCCCCACGTCGGGCAACACTCGATATCGATACGGTGGTGCCCGGGTCTCGGCATCGGTGATCGAGTGAGGTGGCGGTGCGGCGACGCGAAGGTGCAGGCACGAACAGGGGACTTTGACGGCAAAGTGCTACCGCTGGTGGCACCCCGAGTGTAGTATCTGTGCCATGTCTGCAGAAAAACTGTCGGTTTCGCTCGCCCCGGAGACGGTTGCCCGTGCGCGCCGTGCTGCCAAGAGAGCGGGGTTGCCCCTGTCAACGTGGCTCGATCGTGCAGCCAGACATGAGGCAGACCTGGAGGAGGCGCGCCTGGCGCTGGCCGAGCACTTCGCTGAGTACGGTGAGCCTGACGAGGAGGCCCAGGCCTGGGCGCACGACATCCTCGACTCCACAGGTGTGGGGCGTCCCGAGCCCCCCGAGGATGCCATAGCCCGCCGTGAAGCACTCGCTCGGCTCGATGCCGTCAGTGCAGGGGATGCCGAGTGAAAGCGCTGCACGCCCGGCCCTTGGTTCTGGATGCGGGCGCTTTGCGTGACTCGGAGAAACATCCCCGGGGTCGCGCGTGGGGGCTATGCAAGGCAGAGGTCGCTCAAGGCAGGCCACCGCTTCTCCCCATCGCCGTCTTGGCGCGGATGTGGCGTGGAGGAGCGAAGCAAGCAGGCCTCGCCCAACTCGTCAAGCTGTGCGAAATCGTCGAGATCGATGAGCCTATGGCCCGCCGCATCGGAGTTCTCCTCGGCCTGTCGGAGAGCACCGACGTCGTTGACGCCATGGTTGTCCTGGTCGCCCTTGACACTGGGGCTACCGTAGCGACCTCCGACCCAGATGACATCACCAGGCTGGCTGAGGCTGCCGGAGTAAAGCTGCCTCTGGCGCCCATCTAGCAACCCGCCACTGGCGTGAGCATCCTGACCCCGAACAGGGTTCGGTCAGCGATGTCACCAAAGGAACAGCGCGGGGGCAGCAGCGCTTTCCTGGAGATTCGTCCCAGAGCGGTGGGAACAGGGCGTGCGGTGGTCGGTCCGCTGGTCTTCGCGCCACTCAGCAGCGGAGCAGTCCCACCCGAACGCTTCCGTACGGTGTACCGTACGTGCAGTCGGCCGACACATTCGGCCGCTCAGGAGCGGACCGGCTGGACAGGGGAGGCCCGATGGCGACGGAGCAGAGCGGGAGCGGTGATCCCGCACGGCGGTTGGCGCTGCTGTGGCGCACTCCGGGCGCCCCGGCGCGCAAGGGCCGGTCGGACCTGAGCGTCGACAAGATCGTCCGGGCCGCCATCGAGATCGCCGACGCCGAGGGGCTGGCCGCGCTGTCCATGCGCAAGGTGGCCGACCGGCTCGGCGTGGGAACGATGTCGCTCTACACCTACGTCCCGGGAAAGGCCGAGCTCACCGACGTCATGCTCGACACGGTCTACGGCGAGACCGAGCGGCAGGAGGACGCGGCCGGCGGGTGGCGGGCCCGGCTGGAGCGGATCGCGCGGGACAACCGGGCGCTCTACATCCGGCACCCGTGGATGCTGCAGGTCGCGACGGGCCGCCCCGTGCTCGGGCCCAACGAGACCGCCAAGTACGACCACGAGCTGCGCGCGGTCGACGGCATCGGGCTGACCCCCCTGGAGATGGACTCGGTCATCACCCTCATCTCGGGCTACGTGCACGGTGCCGCGCGCGGCGCGGTCGAGGCCGCCCAGGCGGTCCAGCGGTCGGGCATGACCGACGAGGAGTGGTGGCGCGCCCACGCGCCGCTGCTGGCCATGGTCTCCGACGCGGCCCGGTTCCCGACCGCGGCCAAGGTGGGGCAGGCGGCCGGTGCCGAGTACGGGGCCGCCCACGACCCCGACCGCGACTTCGAGTTCGGCCTGCGCCGGATTCTGGACGGCATCGAGGTCCTGGTTCGGGACCGCGCCGCAGCATCCGCCGACGGCTGACCCGGTCGGGGCGGTGCCCAGGTGCCGAGACCGTGCGGCGGCACCCGGGCACCGGCGGGTCAGGGCAGCATGCCCTCGATGATGTCGGCGGCGCGGCGGGTTCCGCCCTCCTCGCGCAGCTCCCGGCGGGCCGCGGCGCAGCTCTCGGCGACCTTCGGGTCGCCGGTCAGCTCCAGCAGAACCGAACGCAGCGCTTCGGCCGTCGCCTCCTCACTGCCGAGGCGCCGGGCCACACCGGCCTCGACCAGCTTGTCCGCATTGCTGAACTGGTCGGTCATCTGCGGAACGGCGATCATCGGCACCCCGCAGTACAGGCCCTCGCTGCTTCCGCCCATGCCGGCGTGGGTGACGAAGGCGTCGGCCTGTTCCAGGACCGCGAGCTGGGGCACCCACGGGTGCACCTCGACGTTGCCCGGGATGTCGCCGAGCTCGGCCGGGTCGAGCTCG
This window contains:
- a CDS encoding sodium-dependent transporter; the encoded protein is MAQQQREQWGTRAGFLLAAIGSAIGLGNIWRFPYVAYDNGGGAFLIPYLVALLTAGIPLLILEYTIGHRFRGSPPAAYRKLARPAEAIGWWQVLICFVIAAYYAVIIAWAVRFVGFSIGLQWGDDPAGFLFGDFLQVAESPGPISGYVTGVAVPLIAVWVITLGVLALGVQKGIEWANKIFIPMLVVLFGILVVRALFLPGAATGLDALFSPDWSAITSGGVWVAAYGQIFFSLSVGFGIMVTYASYLRRRADMTGSALVAGFANSSFEILAGIGVFATLGFMAVSANIPVGEVVESGIGLAFVAFPQIISQMPLGAVFGVLFFGSLVVAGLSSLISIVQVVVAAVMDRTGLSRVPTVLGVGGAVAIASIVLFPSDQGLYLLDVADHFINQYGIALAALVLVIVVSWVVRALPGMQKHANATSAVPLGRWWRITLGVITPVVLGWMMIDSLIAEFRENYGGYETWVVASLGWGVAIGAIVIGIILSLVPWKRRGAEGDESDVLEEGAR
- a CDS encoding TetR/AcrR family transcriptional regulator — its product is MATEQSGSGDPARRLALLWRTPGAPARKGRSDLSVDKIVRAAIEIADAEGLAALSMRKVADRLGVGTMSLYTYVPGKAELTDVMLDTVYGETERQEDAAGGWRARLERIARDNRALYIRHPWMLQVATGRPVLGPNETAKYDHELRAVDGIGLTPLEMDSVITLISGYVHGAARGAVEAAQAVQRSGMTDEEWWRAHAPLLAMVSDAARFPTAAKVGQAAGAEYGAAHDPDRDFEFGLRRILDGIEVLVRDRAAASADG